The region CTAAGATGTTACAGATGCTACTGCAGGGCTCTGTGGGAGCCACTGTTAACCAGGTATGAGAACAAGGGCCATGGCACGCAGCCATTGTAGCAGCCTGTTTAACCAAATGATGGTCCAAAATGATTGATCTTTGTATCCCTTGTGGTCTCTTCATCCTCCCAAGAGTTCCTGTTAAATGTGCGTTTTGGCACAGGGATGTGGGGGGGACTAGGATAATATCCCtctatttattctatttatctATAATTTCCCTCTATCTTATCACATTTATATGTTTCATTGTAGTGGGCCAATGCAGGTGGGGATGTGACACTGATCACACATCAAAGGCTTCCGCCTCATCCATAACCTTAATCCTTCCTTTGCTTTTCCTCTGATTTTGTTAAAACGTCAATTCATGGACCCGCTTTCTTTCATGTCTCCGCTGCACGCCACACTGAACCGGAggtctctttgatctgataGCTTCCAGGTCCTGCCAGCATGGTGAATATTGGAGTAATGATGAAGCTAGGCTACAGCATATCAGCTGCCACCCACTATGCTTTATCTTCCAGTGTCTAATCTGACAGGTCCTTTGCTACAATGCGATGGTTGTATACACAACGCTAATGCTCGGCAGCACTGTAAACATATAACTCTTGAGCATAATCAGCAGAGGAGGTTGGGTTTctatgtttgtgtctgcagctcagACCCAGCGCTGTGGCCCGTTTATGATAATCAGGGCTGTTTAACTGAGCCTGTCGAGGTTCAGGCACTGGACAAGCGTGCTGTGGTCTTATGATGAATATAAGTTAGGATAACAAGATCTCATACTGGGCAAATTGGAGACAAATGGTGGATGTATGCAGGCTCAGTGGTAACATTAACCATACAGGGGGCAATTCGTGGCCCCTTCTCCGATCTGATATCTACTTTATGGTGCTGGTGCAGTAGTAAGCATTCTGATAGGAAGTCATTTTCTgcccttcctctgttttctgAATTTTTTGGCTGTCTAACGCTGTGCATTTGTATTTGTCCTTTCTTTCTTCACCCCATCTTTGTTGTAGGGCCCGCTGGAGGTGGCGCAGGTCTTTCTGAATGAAATCCCAGCAGACCCGAAGCTCTTTCGTCACCACAACAAACTGCGTCTCTGTTTTAAAGAGTTCATAATGAGGTGAGAAtacttttttctaaaaaaaaaaaaaaaaaaaaagacctccTACTAGAGACACTCCTTCAAGTTCTACAGAATACAGGCAGAAGTGAGActaaaaaaacatcacaacagCATTTTTCATTATAACTAGTACCGAGCACTCAGTGGAAGTTACATTAACACTtcaaaaagggttttttttaacgtagAAACAGCAGTATTTTTAGGAGATATACTGGCTAAAGTCTTCTCCAGGCTGCTTCATGTATacacctgctgcaggaagatgaAAGAGTCTGGGAGACATTCGCGACTGATGGAGATAGACATCCTGCTGTTTAAAGCAGACCTTTGTTCAGATTGCAGGGATGGAAGCGATATTTTACATCCCACGTGTTCATTTGAAGAATCCactccaaaaaagagaaaagtgtaAGACATTGTATGGGTGATGGATTTGCTCATAAATTCACTAGGCTCCTTTTCATCTGGTGTTCCTGAGGTTTGTTGAAAAAGGTTTCATTATACCTTCAGTATACAATACAGATATTGTGTTTGAACCTGAGCTGTCATATCTTGGGTATGTGTTTGCCTCCAAAAGGtggttttcattttgtttcccTCATGCCATAGTCCAGCTGGCTTGATTTCTGCAAGCACGTTGGCAAATATTTACTGCCTTGAGTAAGGTTTGTTTTCTGAATTAAATGCAGAGGTGTTGGACCTGAACCTGTGTTTCAGTCTTTTTGACATTTAGAATGAACACCAGTGACCAACTACAAACTGTCACAAGCAAGTTAAGTCACAGTAAAACCCTGAACAGCAGTTAGATGAATAAATATCACTTATAGTATTTAAGACAAAACCGTCAAACGGTAAAGTCAAAgaagcacacacaaaaaaaaaaaattaattgaaAAAGTTTTCCATGTGATGCAGAGTCAAGATAAATAAGATCTAATGTAGAGTGGGAGGTTTGTTGATGCCATTTTTGAGAAGTTGAGATTGGGTCGTTTGATCATTAAGTTACCAGAAACCCCGCTGAAATTCCCCCTTTACATCTGAACAAATCCAGTTGCAAAAAATAGCTGTACTGTAGTTGTTTTATCTCTCAATCAGGCCATAAAACTCAGAGCACCAGTTTTTAGTAGATACTTGTGATACCTGGCCTTTGCCCTTCTGAACTTAAGTAAAGCATCTTTTGCTGTAAGCATCTACTGTATACTGTTACTTGGCTATACGGTTTCCATACTACCCATTAAAAGCCAAGAGATAGACTAAGACATGTGTTAGCAATCACCCCAATCTCTCTGATTTTATGCAGATTGCTGCAGTTTGGCTATTATTTCCGTCTGTGGGGAGACTCCCTGCCTGGTAGTTAATTTCACATCTTGGGGTCCTttgaacacatttgtttttttatttagtaCTTTAAAATTCAGCTTTTTACCTTCCGCTTCTGATTTAACTGTTTCAAAGCGGCTGTCTGGATCACAACAATGCAGTTATTATTCCAGGCAGGCTCCTTGAAGTCAAATGTGTTGTTAACTCGCGAAGTTTTCGCTCACGCACGGGGAGCTAATTAGGGTCAAATAATTACAGGAGGATGCTAGTAAGATATAGTCTTGATATAGAGGGGATTTAGTGCATGATTGGTCTGCACAGAATGATTGCTGAGGCTGGTCTTAAGCTTGAGGTTATGGCATCAGAACGGTCAAATGGTTTATTATTTCTCCATTTTCATGCCATATTCATTGTAAAAATGATTGTCTGTGTAATAGATGCGGCGAGGCAGTTGAGAAGAACAAGCACTTGATCACATCGGACCAGAAAGAGTACCagcaggagctgaagaagaactACAACCGGCTCAGAGAGAACCTGAGGCCGATGCTGGAGAGAAAGATTCCCGAGCTCTATAAACCCATCATCAGGCCCCGGCTGGAGAACAGGTAAACGGTGTCAACGAAGCCAGCAAATGACAAAAAGCAGACAGAAAAGCAAACACGTCACGGTATCAATCGCTTTCTTTTAAATTGACAGCAAATAGAGTTGAGCAGAAATCCACTGACCTCCACAAGTATTGAACCGCCAGGAACAGTGTGTCAATGCTGCGCTGGTTGTGTTTTATAGGCTGAGCGATGCATGAGAAACTTTACCTCTAATGTCAAGTGGTATCATATTTAGATAAGAACATACACAGTGTCCCGAAGACTTTGATATGATTTTTGCTGAGTAAAGCATCAGAATTCACACAATCGTTCCTCATccactcttttctctttcttgcAGAGATTCCTTCAAGCGTTTAAGTTTCCGAAGAGCTCAGGAGGAAAACTCCTGAGACAACACAGATCATCTGAGCGAGAGAATGCACTGTGGAGATGAAGCGTAGGCTGTCACACGGCCCAGAGAGGAAACAAGAAGACAAccccaaaaaaagaggaaaaacgaGAAGAAGCAGTTGCTGGCGATAACCTTTTCACTACCTTTAGCCTTCGTAGGGAACCCAGGTTTTGCTACTTGCTAGCActgttattatatttttgtctgATGGCTCAGGAGGCAAAAGTATGGTTACGATACAGAAATTTAAGTATTTTGCATGTGGTGATTTTCTTTTATCAAACAAGTCAAGTCCTAAAATGCTGCAAACATTTCCTGTGGATAGAAGCTCCCTCTTTGAGGTCCTTGCTGGTCCAGGGCCTGTATGCGTGCCAATAACACTCAGAGTTTGGAAATATGCCTAAATAattgtgtgaatgtgtttgtgttgatttagGTAATGTTGGCAGGTGGGCTAACATCGAAGACGTTTGCGCCATATTGAAGTCACTTTGTACTTGGCAGTAATGATGCTACAGAGCTTTTGAAACTCCTTTCTGGGTATTATGCCTGCTATATGCCAATTAGTATGTGCACTGGCTTGAGAATTATCAGACGCAATTTCAGTAAGAGACAGACTTCTCTGAGACTCTAAATTACAAATGGTTTACATCGAAACCCACAAACTGTATATAGTAGAGCTATTACAATTTATTTtatatgtaaatatttttttagaTGAGTGATGGCAATAATATGAACTTGAAATGCAGGATTTAGTGAATCGATGTTCATTTTCCAATCGAAGTGTAGTTTCCATGGATATCTTTAAATGAAACTTTAGGACGCACAGTATCAAGTTTAAGTTTCCATTAACAATAAACACATTAACATAATAAATTTAAGCACATTCAATTAAGATTGTTATCTGAGCAAATGCCACaatatttttaataatgcatTCCAGGGGGAATATCTGGGCAGTATTAAATATGATATCATGAAGCTGCTTGTTATGTTGGTTTTATGTTACAGCTCATACCgtgtttaaagaaaataaacattgctttttaaaaattggtACGTTTTCTTTCCAAATTCCATAATGGTACATCACATTTATGAACTGTTGAATGTTTGTAAAATGCTAAATGAGCTATTCAAACTGTACTGTGTATACAGTCAATTGTggtgaataaaatgtttttccaaTATAAACCTGCAGCATATTTTCAGAACTTTGGTGTTGGAAGATATAGTATATTAGATGCATTCTGTGACAGAAGACTGCAATGCAAGACTAAATGTTTTAACCTTTAATACATTGGAGTTTGTAATAATATTATTGTCGAAATGCCTAAATAAAATTAATAtatattcattattttcctgGCATCATCTGTTATTATTAATGGTACTAATTAGCAGTGGTACCTTAAACATAATAAAAGGAATATTAATTACTGTTATTGTTGGTGATATCAGGAAAATGCGGTCTATTTACCAGTTAAGCGCAATTTATAACACTACCACATAAGGTACAATTTTTAAAAGCGTCAGTGGGCTGAAAGAACTACAGATTGTTGACAATGCGTGTCTATGACGTCATCACTTCGCGACATCAACATGTCCACGAACATGCCGGATAGATGCATACAGGATAGTTGTCACTGCGTTGATAATGTGGCTTTTCCCCACACCTGAATCAAGTCACTGTAAGTTTTGCAGTATTTTGGCAGTTGCTGCTTTTATTGATAGTTTCGTAAATgtgaaacacagagaaacatTAGTATTTTTAGCTATAGCTCTGGTATGGTGGTGCAGTCTCTCGACTCAGAATAGTTAGTTCGAAGTTTAAAGCACTAATGTTAATTTGAGATAAATCGTGCCCTAAAGCCATGTAGCCGAGTGTGTTAATGGGTACCAGCTTTACTTACATTACTTTACAGTCTAGACATAATTTAATTTGTACAAGTAAGATCTTTAGATTAATCTCTGGGAATATATTCCGCTAAAGAGATTTTTGAGTTTAAGAGTTTTACCCATTAATATCAGGATGCGTCTGTGCTTGTAGGGCTTTTGGACTATCTAGTCTTTAATGACTTGGAaaatcacactttttaaaaaaaaaatcattttgccCGTATCACATGATAGGTTTAATTTCAGTTATTTGAAGAgatttttaaatgaagaaaatgcaTTGAATATATTGAGATATGTAACTGTCTTCAGCCCAAACAAAGCTATATAATGATAAAACCTAGTTTGTTTTGAATTACATAGatgcacacacattcagatcTTACTCAGATTATTACATACACTTATTCGGGTGCACTTTTTTCCAATTAATGAGCCTTTGGGTTTGGACTTGTCTCTCAGGTGTAGCCACTCATTCATCCCTAACACCATCGTTCAGACATGGAGCCAGGCAAGGACCTTCACCCTGATACAGATGACTTGCCGCTTCGAGCTAATACAAACCACATACTTGTCAGACATTATGTGCTCAACTTGGCTGTCCATATTGACCGGCAAGTCATCAGCGGTAGTGTTGTTCTATTCCTCGAGCCTTGCCCTGCGGATGGGACTAATTCTGAGGAGGATGACAATGAAATAGTTAGACCGATTCAGGCTGGAGGACGTCGGGACGGGTCTGCGCGTCCGATACAAGATCCGAATCTGAAAAGGGAGAGTGAAAGAAATTTTTGGAAAAGTGtgtcacacaaaaacaccttGGATAAATTCCAGGTTTCATCTGGGGCAACATTACAGTCCTCTCCTGGTTGGGAACACACCAGTGATGAAGATTTTACCTTGGTCCTGGATTGTTGTGACATCGATGTGTTCAAAGTTGAAGAGGTGGatgtttcctctttgtcatcCATGCCTGACCTTCAATCAGGGAGCTCATCTGAAACATCAGCAGTCCCATCATGGAGCTTAAAGTCAGCAGCCTTTGTTCAGAATGTCATCTCCATGCCATCCAGCCAATGGAAACAGAAACACCAGCTCTATTTGCTTAGCAGCCATGCCCCTGGTGTTCAGGACGGCAGCTCTTTGCATTTTTATAGAGATCAATGGAGTGTGCAGGTGAGAAAAATAGGCATTTCGTCACCTTTAGAGTTTCCACGTGCTCTGAGGATCTGCTATGAGACGAAACCCTTGGGAGGATCAGTACGGTGGACCAAAGACCAGGACAACAGGTAAGACTCAAAGTTGTTGTGTTCTTTGGTTAAGATCCCTCTTCGAAGTGGCACATCTGCTGCATTTTCTCCTGCTTGACTTATAATGTAATAGTCTAAACTTGCAGTGTAAGAAAACAATAATTCCGATGCTTTAATTCAGAAAAACATGCCTCAGGCTGTTTTATTGTGgtgtgcctgcgtgtgcgtgtgtgtgtgtgtgtgtgtgtgtgtttgtgtgtgtgttttagaaaTGAAATGAGGGTTGTTTATAGTTTACCATTGTTTACCCTTCCAGGGTATGTGTTTACACTGCCGGCTCTCCCATCAACAACCGAGCCCTCTTCCCTTGCCAGGAGCCGCCGGTTGCCCTGTCGACGTGGCAGGCAACAATAAGAGCCCCCTGTGACTGTTTGGTTTTGATGAGCGGGGAGGAAGAAACTCCTCCGATCAATGACGAGGACACAAGTGAGCCAgtctttgtcattttaaacacaaaaaaaccctttgcgctgtttttctttttttttacatttgtaacTTTCTCTGCAGGGTTCTTAATCTGGAATTACTATGTCACCATGCCAATGCCTGCCTCCACATTCACCTTGGCAGTGGGGCACTGGCAACAAGTCACAGCAGAAATTCCACTGGAGTCGGGAGAAGGTCTAGGGGAAGGGGCAGATTGGGGCAAGACAGCCAAACTCAGGGCGGAACCCAGACATTGGACTGAGGCAGAGCTTGTGTCTGGACTTGAATGCTCCACGGCTAAAGTAGCCACGGGCTCACCAGTGCAGGATAGCAGgtattttattaattttcctCTAGATTTGCCTGTCCCTGCAATATTCCATCgtaaaaaaatgttaaaatggtttataCGATGGATAAGGTGCAGCACTCATTCAAATTTTATGACTAGTACATTAAACTTGCAAAGTCGTTgcccaggggaaaaaaaatctctagAGACAAAAATAGTGGAGCTGTCAAAAGTTTTATAGAGGTATGGAATATAGAGCTGAGGAATTAGAGAAGTGCTGGCTTGCTTTGAGCAGGGAAGGGTTAGGATCGGGTCTCCTGCTCTGTTGGCAAACATGATGGTAGGTGTGCCAGTGGTTTCCAGTAATACTCCTCCTCCCATCATGGTTTTTCCTCAGCAGCAGTCGGGGTGAAGTATAGCTGCATGCATCTGGGCCCTCCCTCTACAAGGATGGCCTTTATTTTGAATGAACGGCTGGAAAGAAACTTGGATGTCACTTGAAAGTTTGGAACATTCCTGAGACTGAGGATGGCGCAAGTGTTCGGTGGATTTAGATGAAAGGGGATCACATGACAGTATGCAATATTTTTTGGATCGTTGTGGTTGGTTTTTGTGATATATTCACACTGCTTTCCTTTTCATGCTAAATACACAGAGATGAGGCTCATTTATTACTACTTGGGACAGCTCAAAGTCACTTCAATCTGTAAAATTACAAATAATGAATGTTAACCTTTGATTAAACCGTTTCCACTGTTTTAATCTGCTACAGTGGAGCCGCGACCATCTGCCCAGCATTCACTCACTCTTCCCTCGAAGACGAAGGCCGCTCTGCAACTGATTATTTAGGCATGGCGGATGAAGGCATCTTTTGTTCCCACGGCGACTACCCTTGCCGATTTACTCAGTGGTCGGCTAGGTCCCAGCGGGCGATTCCGCACCGTGTGTTTGGCCCGGTTTCTTTGCTGCAGAAGGCCCAGGTGGGGTTCCGACAAAGAGATTTGAGCTAATTATATGTGAAGGTTATATTTAGTCAGTGTCATCCTGCAATGATCTTTTAGTAGAATGATAATGCACAAGTATACTCACATTCCATGTCACTCAAACTATTACTCATTGTCAATTTGGAATTTCTAATTGGAATGTCATCAGAGGCTTGTGTCTGTTCTGCACTTCTGAATGAATAAAGATGAACGAGCTTCCCAAGTGGCACTATAACATCTCTGTTGCTCTCAGCAGTGAATCATAAACTCCTCTTGCTCTCTTTCATCGGGATCATTTTTGGCCCAAAAGTAAATCTTGAAATCATCAAAGCAGCTGTAATTTAAGGTCCTTGTGATGCTGATCTCTGTTGTCATTTTCTGAGCATTTTGATGACAAAAAGCTGACCTTACTATTGATGGACAGCTTTTATCTATATTTAAGACATTTAGCCTCCATTTTATTCATACAGGAGGTCTGGACAGACAGATCTGATAAACTAAGAAGTAATGTGTTTTACAGATTTCTCAAGAttgtcttttatagaaagaaaaCTGTTGTTTTAGATTAAACATTTTAGGTCCGTCCACTTTCTCGAGAAAAGGGATTCTCAACACCATAAATAACGTTAAGATTTGAGCCACACATACACTACAACACTGTTGGTGGCTAAATTAGCACAAAAATAAGTGCTTTTGTATTTTACAGTGCACActcactttaaattaaattgaaaatgtgttttaattgttctaaAACATCAATCTGGAGCTGCTAGAACAAATGGTGCATATGAAAGTACAAACAGATGTCTTCATGAATTCAAGTCTGATTTCGCAGACAAGTTTATATCCAGTTTAGGCAAATCTTGGAATTGTGAATTGTTTTGAAGGTcatgttatttttcttttcaggccgTTCTCAAGCTACTGCCTGGCTGTTTGGCTGCAGCCTACACTGTTCTGGGGGTTCACCCCTTTCCACGCCTTGATGTTCTCATTGTCCCAGCGGGATTCTCCAGTCTTGGCATGGCCAGGTAATGACATCTCGCTCTTTGGTTGGATGTGAGAAGGTGAAGAAATAGTTAAGGCAACATAGTGGAAGATGTTTAGGAAGAGAAATAAAACTTCTTGTAATTAGGTTGTGACTTTGGATGCTGTGTTTTGCACAATAGGTGCTCAAGTACTTTGATGTTGCCTGCTAATAGATAAATGCCCATCTTTGATGAATTTGCTTTGTTTACAACATCTGCTACATCTGGAAACAATAAGCTGAAAGATTCTGTCGAGAGAGGGTCGTAGTTAACATTTACTTTATTAGAAGAGACGCATTACGCATAACACAACAGTGATCCAATCCAAAGTATTTCAAGAGTTGATTGTTGTTCCTTCTTGTGGCCTGAGGATGAGATGAGGGGCATGTTGAGGCTGGGGcctagcaaaaaaaaaaagtaccatTTAATACCGACCAACCAACCAGCTGCGTTCACTAACAATTCAAATCTCTTGAAGAGATCTCTAGTGACCAAAATATGTTTTCTTCTTGTTATTACTATAATTTTAAACTGCAACCTTTAGTTAAGCTTTTTGAGAATTAAATGCTGCTTTGTATGAGTGCATAAACCCGTCCACTCATCCCTCATTTCAGCTGCCAACAAATTCATCATGGTCGGTATCCAGCCGCAGCGCTATTGTGTTCTATCCAGCTGCCGATTTAGCAGATAATGTCATACCAGTTTATGGTATAAATAAACTTGATTTAATGTTTTCTAAGCGTGATGTATAGTTTATAAGGGCTCCGTTCACAATAGCAATAAGCCTTAAGTAGCAAATGTACGTTGCTCAGCAACTGTTTTCAATTGTTTGTAgctaaaggattttttttatttgaaagaacaaatgcTTAATGAACTTTTAACATGGCTTAAATTTAGATGTCCTCTTTAACATGAGCTCTTCAACCGTTTCAAAATTTTACAGTTAGGACTTGGCACATGTGTtctgttctgcattgatttAAAGATGGTGTACACAGATCagttctgaagaaaaaaaagacttcaaaATAGTCAACAACAAAGCCGCAGCATCAATTCAGTTCTCGGCTGAATCCTCCTCCTGATTCGGTTTTCCCAGATTCATGATTAATGACGTACTTCACATTTCAAAGGCTCTTCACTCTGTCTCAATCTTCTTTGTGGTAATGCTCCATTTTGGAATTCCAAGCATTGGTCCAATCAAAACCGCCTATAAACGCAGTTCGCTCACTCACTCCTACCGGACATACCCGCTTTCAGCCCTGGCTCGTCGGACCTCTGTTCTGATCTGCCAAGGGTGGCACTGATGAAAAGGAATAAATCATAATAAAAGTAACTTTAAAATAAGGGACCAGCATGAGCTGTGAGTGAGAAAAATGTAACTGTTCATCAGATAAAGGACTCTTTCTCCTTGTGGAAACTATCCTCCCTGACattctttttgtgtttgctttacCCTGTTCCAGAACGACTCCTTTGTTTCTGGAACTTCAtatctaaattaaaaaaaaaaaaaaaatctaaattcaaGACTATTACATTGTTAAACTGAAAGAATGAAATATCTCAATTGCAATCATCAGTCTTTCCTGAAGTGGTGAAAACTGAAAAAACGTTTTCACAAGAGATATAAAAGCGTCAATTTTCTATCTCAAGTGTTGTATCcaaatgaaggaaaagcagcatgtttattttttagGTGCTTCGCAGACTGAGGCCCCCTGTTTTGGTGCGAAGTCGTCCTTTAATTCAGTTTTttcttcccaatgactcttcaACAGATGGAACAGTTAACACCAGACATCCTGGTGAGAGAGGTGGCTGTATCATGGCGCAGCAACTCTTtaaaaacctttattttcatatatataACCAGCAAAAGGTTGTGTGATCTGCAGGCTCTCTGCTCCACACTATAACCacagtgtgtgtatttatatgtGAACCTTGTGTACACGTTTGAGGGGTGTGGGGGGGATGGGTGGGCGCAAAGCCGCAAGATTGCATATTCACTTTCCTACACGTTATAGATTTccctctgttgttttttcccttccccTTAACCATGCCCCATTTCAGGAACCCTGAtagttttaatcttttattaCCTTACATTGCTTTATTGTGttgccctcctttttttttgtttgccttACTCTGCTCTATTTTGCCCCCAACTTCTGTACATTAGGTCACCATTTAATCTGTCATCTAGTATTCAGTATTATATCATGTTATAACTTCCGTGTACGGTAATTATATGCATTTAGCTGGACAGCAGCTAACTTCGTGATTAAATGTAAGATTAGAATTTTGTACATAATGAAGGTCAAGActagacttttaaaaaaaaaaaaaagtatgtaGATTGAGTAAACTGATTAGGGAGGGGTAAGTAAATATTTGTGCCAAACTTCTGCAGCCTTCAACTGCACAGCCTTTCCCTCTGTCtgcctttttcctctcccctgGTGGCCTCCTTGGAGAAAACTCTCCCAGACAGGATATGAGCTCATGCCTGAATATGGATTCTGTGTGAATTTTTGGTGTTTTCTCAATATTGGCCACAGTCTGAAAAATTTTGGAGGAAAGATGGTGACAAACACAACTGCCTGGACCCAAGTTGTCAGTCTTGCGTGTGTTTAGGCTGCTCTTTAATCAACATCTTGTTAAGAATCTGTCTctgctgtatttattttgtACAGACATCAAGTGCTCACGCAGCGGCTGTTTTGCTGTGGTTGTCGC is a window of Takifugu flavidus isolate HTHZ2018 chromosome 5, ASM371156v2, whole genome shotgun sequence DNA encoding:
- the aopep gene encoding aminopeptidase O isoform X1; translation: MEPGKDLHPDTDDLPLRANTNHILVRHYVLNLAVHIDRQVISGSVVLFLEPCPADGTNSEEDDNEIVRPIQAGGRRDGSARPIQDPNLKRESERNFWKSVSHKNTLDKFQVSSGATLQSSPGWEHTSDEDFTLVLDCCDIDVFKVEEVDVSSLSSMPDLQSGSSSETSAVPSWSLKSAAFVQNVISMPSSQWKQKHQLYLLSSHAPGVQDGSSLHFYRDQWSVQVRKIGISSPLEFPRALRICYETKPLGGSVRWTKDQDNRVCVYTAGSPINNRALFPCQEPPVALSTWQATIRAPCDCLVLMSGEEETPPINDEDTRFLIWNYYVTMPMPASTFTLAVGHWQQVTAEIPLESGEGLGEGADWGKTAKLRAEPRHWTEAELVSGLECSTAKVATGSPVQDSSGAATICPAFTHSSLEDEGRSATDYLGMADEGIFCSHGDYPCRFTQWSARSQRAIPHRVFGPVSLLQKAQAVLKLLPGCLAAAYTVLGVHPFPRLDVLIVPAGFSSLGMASPHIIFLSQSVLNAGSSGSGENDLSLCGSRICHEIAHSWFGLVIGAKDWTEEWISEGFATYLEDIIWAEARKLSSEEAREDSDLKALLRWRRLSDELKNSEEELQILRPNMESTGQVTESGSSMVKHALNPDKAFMQVHYLKGYFLLRFLASRVGEQQFITFLRLFVKKYHGQLILSQDFLRTLLITFPEMERKGLTLSAIYADWLDRPGIPKWLYERSAVWSQARLVEEVKAEAVKWILLSRSHRGKSRKRKRIDVKVNYKQVTSEQLVMLLELLLEEEELSEEAMDALQRAYNLQRQDAEVRHRWCELVVKHAHTKAYGDVEHFLVHDQAMGVYLYGELMVQEDPQQQALASRCLSLVREEMDQSARRVVEEMVL
- the aopep gene encoding aminopeptidase O isoform X2; translation: MEPGKDLHPDTDDLPLRANTNHILVRHYVLNLAVHIDRQVISGSVVLFLEPCPADGTNSEEDDNEIVRPIQAGGRRDGSARPIQDPNLKRESERNFWKSVSHKNTLDKFQVSSGATLQSSPGWEHTSDEDFTLVLDCCDIDVFKVEEVDVSSLSSMPDLQSGSSSETSAVPSWSLKSAAFVQNVISMPSSQWKQKHQLYLLSSHAPGVQDGSSLHFYRDQWSVQVRKIGISSPLEFPRALRICYETKPLGGSVRWTKDQDNRVCVYTAGSPINNRALFPCQEPPVALSTWQATIRAPCDCLVLMSGEEETPPINDEDTRFLIWNYYVTMPMPASTFTLAVGHWQQVTAEIPLESGEGLGEGADWGKTAKLRAEPRHWTEAELVSGLECSTAKVATGSPVQDSSGAATICPAFTHSSLEDEGRSATDYLGMADEGIFCSHGDYPCRFTQWSARSQRAIPHRVFGPVSLLQKAQAVLKLLPGCLAAAYTVLGVHPFPRLDVLIVPAGFSSLGMASPHIIFLSQSVLNAGSSGSGENDLSLCGSRICHEIAHSWFGLVIGAKDWTEEWISEGFATYLEDIIWAEARKLSSEEAREDSDLKALLRWRRLSDELKNSEEELQILRPNMESTGQVTESGSSMVKHALNPDKAFMQVHYLKGYFLLRFLASRVGEQQFITFLRLFVKKYHGQLILSQDFLRTLLITFPEMERKGLTLSAIYADWLDRPGIPKSGCVSV